Proteins encoded within one genomic window of Cucumis sativus cultivar 9930 chromosome 3, Cucumber_9930_V3, whole genome shotgun sequence:
- the LOC101209475 gene encoding 50S ribosomal protein L24, chloroplastic has product MAAMAALQSSMTALSLSSNSFLGQRLPPPTIYAAPITSKEKPCLIVMKLKRWERKECKPNSLPVVHKMHVKIGDTVKVIAGRDKGKIGEITKIFKHNSKVVVNEINLKTKHVKSREEEEQGQIIKIEAPIHSSNVMLYSKEQDVVSRVGHKVLEDGKRVRYLIKTGEIIDSTENWKKLKEANSKAEVATTA; this is encoded by the exons ATGGCAGCCATGGCTGCGCTTCAGAGCTCCATGACCGCTCTATCCCTCTCTTCCAATTCCTTCCTCGGCCAACGCCTTCCGCCGCCCACAATTTATGCTGCCCCC ATAACGTCAAAAGAGAAGCCATGTCTCATAGTAATGAAG CTTAAAAGATGGGAACGGAAGGAATGCAAGCCAAACAGCCTTCCAGTAGTACACAAAATGCATGTTAAGATTGGAGACACAGTGAAAGTTATAGCTGGTCGTGATAAGGgaaaaattggagaaatcACCAAAATCTTTAAACATAATAGCAAAGTGGTAGTCAACGAAATAAATCTGAAGACAAAGCATGTGAAGAGCAGAGAGGAGGAAGAACAAGGACAGATTATTAAG ATCGAAGCACCCATCCACAGCTCCAATGTGATGCTTTACTCAAAAGAGCAGGATGTAGTGAGCCGGGTTGGTCACAAAGTTCTTGAAGATGGAAAACGAGTACGTTACCTCATAAAAACTGGGGAAATAATTGACAGCactgaaaattggaaaaaattgaaggaagCGAATAGCAAAGCTGAAGTGGCTACAACTGCCTGA
- the LOC101211200 gene encoding putative anthocyanidin reductase: protein MEAEEEDEENFGSKELGPKTYCVTGATGFIGSWLVNLLLLNGYKVHATARDPAKSLKLLSSWTVTDRLRLFKADLQEEGSFDEAVKGCDGVFHVAASMTFNVDQQDNIEEYVQKNVIDPEIKGTINLLKSCLKSKSVKRVVLTSTISTLTGKDADGERRRLVDESCRTLVDQVWKNKPSGWVYSLLKRLSEDAAFKFASENSIDIVSIITSTVSGPFLTSYIPSSIRVFTAPITGDSDFLRILSNVNERMGSVAVVHTNDICRAHIFLMEHENAKGRYLCCVESCGLSELVERLSRHCGANFQRCVDEKKNWMPSEVSNKKLKDLGFRFEHGIDDIINETIDACVECGFISLT from the exons atggaagcagaagaagaagatgaagaaaattttgggTCAAAAGAATTAGGACCAAAAACATACTGCGTTACTGGTGCCACTGGCTTCATTGGCTCATGGTTGGTtaaccttcttcttctaaatggCTATAAGGTTCATGCCACCGCTCGAGACCCTG CAAAGTCTCTAAAGCTACTATCATCATGGACGGTTACTGACCGTTTACGATTGTTCAAAGCGGATTTGCAAGAAGAAGGAAGCTTTGATGAAGCTGTAAAAGGTTGTGATGGTGTATTTCATGTTGCTGCTTCAATGACTTTCAATGTTGATCAACAGGACAACATTG AGGAATATGTTCAAAAGAATGTGATTGACCCGGAAATTAAAGGGACCATAAACCTTCTGAAATCTTGCTTGAAATCTAAATCTGTAAAGCGAGTTGTACTCACATCGACAATTAGTACTCTCACGGGTAAAGACGCAGATGGAGAACGAAGGCGTTTAGTTGATGAATCATGTCGAACTTTAGTAGATCAAGTATGGAAGAACAAACCAAGTGGTTGG GTTTATTCACTCTTAAAGCGCCTAAGTGAGGATGCAGCATTTAAATTTGCATCTGAAAATAGCATTGATATTGTCTCGATAATTACAAGCACTGTTTCTGGTCCATTTCTCACCTCCTATATCCCATCAAGCATTCGAGTTTTCACTGCCCCGATCACAG GCGATTCAGACTTCCTTAGGATACTGTCAAATGTGAATGAAAGAATGGGATCGGTTGCTGTCGTTCACACCAACGATATATGTAGAGCTCACATATTCCTAATGGAGCACGAGAATGCCAAAGGTCGATACCTATGCTGTGTTGAAAGTTGTGGATTGTCAGAGTTGGTTGAACGACTATCGCGACACTGTGGTGCAAATTTTCAAAG ATGTGTtgatgagaagaaaaattggaTGCCTTCTGAGGTTTCTAACAAGAAGTTGAAAGATTTGGGGTTTAGGTTTGAGCATGGAATAGATGATATAATAAATGAGACAATTGATGCTTGTGTTGAATGTGGCTTCATATCACTTACTTAG
- the LOC101209720 gene encoding calcium/calmodulin-regulated receptor-like kinase 1, with protein MKEESTGLAIGISIGVVIGVLLAILALFCFRYHRKRLQIGNSSSRRAANLPIRTNGADSCTILSDSTVGPESPMKTSRNSMSSWFDGFKRSSVISASGMPEYSIKDLQKATGNFTSVIGQGAFGPVYKATLPSGETVAVKVLATNSKQGEKEFQTEVMLLGRLHHRNLVNLVGYCAERGEHMLVYVYMSKGSLASHLYSDKNGLLGWNMRVRVALDVARGLEYLHDGAVPPVIHRDIKSANILLDESMRARVADFGLSREEMVDSRAANIRGTFGYLDPEYMSSRAFNKKSDVYSFGVLLFEIVAGRNPQQGLMEYVELAAMNFDGKVGWEELADSRLEGNFDVQELNEVAALAYKCVNRVQKKRPSMRDSVQVLSRILKQRHSKKRNQNTLSTTTDEVAVDVDQLEGRSPRPEHRRQQSADSTTESCEV; from the exons ATGAAAGAGGAGTCAACTGGGTTGGCTATTGGAATTTCGATAGGAGTTGTGATTGGAGTTCTTTTGGCCATTCTTGCTCTATTCTGCTTTAGATATCATAGGAAGCGGTTGCAGATTGGTAATAGCAGTTCGAGGAGGGCAGCTAATCTTCCTATTCGAACAAATGGAGCTGATTCCTGTACTATTTTATCAGACTCAACAGTCGGTCCCGAATCACCGATGAAGACCAGCCGGAATAGCATGTCCTCGTGGTTTGATGGATTTAAGAGAAGCAGTGTGATCTCGGCATCTGGGATGCCTGAATATTCTATCAA GGATCTGCAAAAAGCAACTGGCAATTTTACAAGTGTAATAGGACAAGGAGCATTTGGTCCTGTTTATAAAGCTACTTTGCCATCCGGTGAGACTGTTGCTGTGAAAGTACTTGCAACCAATTCTAAACAAGGAGAGAAGGAATTTCAGACAGAG GTGATGTTATTGGGAAGACTGCATCATAGAAACCTTGTGAATTTGGTTGGATACTGTGCTGAAAGAGGCGAACATATGCTTGTGTATGTCTACATGAGTAAAGGCAGCCTAGCTTCTCACTTGTACA GTGATAAGAATGGACTACTGGGTTGGAATATGAGAGTTCGTGTAGCTTTAGATGTAGCAAGGGGTTTGGAGTATCTCCATGATGGG GCAGTTCCTCCAGTAATTCACCGGGATATCAAATCagccaacattttgttggatgaGTCTATGAGAGCAAGG GTTGCTGATTTTGGGCTTTCAAGAGAAGAGATGGTAGACAGTCGAGCAGCTAACATTAGAGGAACTTTTGGATATCTTGATCCCGAGTATATGTCTTCAAGGGCTTTTAATAAGAAAAGCGATGTTTATAGCTTCGGCGTATTACTTTTCGAGATTGTAGCTGGCAGAAATCCTCAGCAGGGCCTTATGGAATATGTTGAGCTT GCTGCTATGAATTTTGATGGAAAAGTTGGGTGGGAAGAACTTGCTGATTCCCGTCTTGAAGGAAATTTCGATGTTCAAGAGCTGAACGAAGTTGCAGCTCTTGCATACAAATGTGTTAACCGTGTCCAAAAAAAACGACCTTCAATGAGAGACAGTGTACAAGTTTTGTCCAGAATCCTTAAACAAAGGCACAGCAAAAAACGTAACCAAAATACATTGTCGACTACAACGGATGAAGTTGCCGTTGATGTTGATCAACTAGAAGGCAGGAGTCCACGTCCTGAACACAGAAGACAACAGTCCGCAGATAGTACAACTGAATCATGTGaagtttag